In one window of Bacteroidota bacterium DNA:
- a CDS encoding DUF4349 domain-containing protein — protein sequence MNTKKMIGTALLIPALLILNLGMYSCASGPSSEEKTAIDKTSVSQTDETAPVQKSSGEESFDAPPANAEQTKDKDASVPAADDKVPAMIIKTADISMQVEKYESSRSKILEIIKKHNAYVGSENQTNDHYNISNMMVIRVKAVDFDALVEELLKEAIYVDSKKINAEDVTAEFVDVNARLKSKKEAEAQYLDIMKKAHTINEILDVQQYLRTIREEIESYEGRLKYLNDKVSYSTVNLSFYEKSNAVQIEPGRSFGSRFVEALDWGWKGLVSFFLGLIYIWPLLLITLVGLWLMVRLLKRAKKRRALKKANI from the coding sequence ATGAACACAAAAAAAATGATTGGCACGGCATTGCTCATCCCCGCCCTGCTTATCTTGAATCTTGGGATGTACAGTTGCGCCTCAGGGCCTTCGTCAGAAGAAAAAACGGCAATAGATAAAACGTCCGTAAGCCAAACAGATGAAACGGCTCCTGTTCAAAAAAGTTCCGGGGAAGAATCTTTTGATGCACCACCCGCAAATGCTGAACAAACAAAGGACAAAGATGCGAGCGTTCCCGCAGCCGACGACAAGGTGCCTGCCATGATTATTAAAACAGCCGACATCAGCATGCAGGTCGAAAAATATGAGAGCTCCAGGTCGAAAATTCTTGAAATTATCAAGAAACACAATGCATACGTGGGTTCCGAAAATCAAACCAACGACCATTACAACATTTCAAACATGATGGTGATTCGGGTAAAGGCCGTTGATTTTGACGCACTGGTTGAAGAATTACTCAAAGAGGCCATTTACGTCGATTCTAAGAAGATTAATGCCGAAGATGTAACGGCAGAGTTCGTTGACGTGAATGCACGCCTTAAATCAAAGAAAGAAGCCGAAGCGCAGTATCTCGATATCATGAAAAAAGCGCATACCATAAACGAGATTCTGGACGTGCAACAATACCTGCGCACCATACGCGAAGAAATTGAATCATACGAAGGCCGTTTAAAATATCTGAACGATAAAGTATCGTACAGCACGGTGAATCTCAGCTTTTATGAAAAGAGCAATGCCGTTCAGATTGAGCCGGGACGCAGTTTTGGAAGCCGCTTTGTTGAAGCGCTTGACTGGGGATGGAAAGGGCTGGTGTCGTTTTTCCTGGGACTCATTTATATCTGGCCACTCCTGCTGATAACTTTGGTAGGGTTATGGCTGATGGTGCGTTTGCTCAAACGGGCTAAAAAAAGAAGAGCTTTAAAAAAGGCCAATATCTGA
- a CDS encoding RNA-binding S4 domain-containing protein, protein MSEGVRIDKWLWAVRVYKTRSLAAENIRNGRVTIGGQVVKASRDVKINDIIVVNSPPLTRTMKVLQLLHNRVSARLVADNMEDLTPQSEYDKLKMPKESFYVFRPRGTGRPTKKDRRELEDFF, encoded by the coding sequence ATGAGCGAAGGCGTACGCATAGACAAATGGCTGTGGGCGGTCAGGGTTTACAAAACACGCAGTCTTGCCGCGGAAAATATCCGCAACGGCCGCGTCACAATTGGTGGTCAGGTAGTCAAAGCTTCGCGCGATGTAAAAATCAATGACATCATTGTTGTGAATTCGCCCCCACTTACACGAACCATGAAGGTGCTGCAGCTGCTTCATAACCGGGTTTCTGCCAGGCTTGTGGCCGATAATATGGAAGATCTTACACCTCAGTCGGAATACGACAAACTTAAAATGCCCAAAGAGAGCTTTTATGTGTTCAGACCACGGGGCACCGGCAGACCTACCAAAAAAGACCGTCGTGAACTCGAAGACTTTTTCTGA
- the frr gene encoding ribosome recycling factor — translation MNEEVQFVLEEAKEGMQGAMSRLDREFQRIRTGKATPQMLDGIKIDYYGAMTALDQVSNINTPDPRQIIVQPWDRSVLPLIDKAIQAANLGFNPKNEGEVLRIIVPPLTEERRKDLVKKAKAEAENARVSIRNIRRTANETAKGLEKSGVPEDEAKKLEADIQEITNSFIAKVDKVLELKEKDIMTV, via the coding sequence ATGAACGAAGAAGTCCAGTTTGTATTAGAAGAAGCCAAAGAAGGCATGCAGGGCGCCATGTCGCGCCTCGATCGCGAATTCCAGAGAATACGCACCGGCAAAGCGACTCCGCAGATGCTTGATGGTATCAAGATTGATTATTATGGTGCCATGACAGCCCTTGATCAGGTTTCGAACATAAACACTCCCGACCCGCGTCAGATTATTGTTCAGCCCTGGGACCGCAGTGTACTGCCATTGATTGATAAAGCCATTCAGGCCGCCAATCTGGGATTTAATCCGAAAAATGAAGGCGAAGTGCTGCGTATCATTGTTCCGCCCCTTACGGAGGAGCGACGCAAAGACCTTGTAAAAAAAGCAAAGGCAGAAGCTGAAAATGCACGCGTTTCTATCCGAAACATTCGCCGCACAGCCAATGAAACAGCTAAAGGTTTAGAAAAATCAGGTGTACCGGAAGACGAGGCTAAAAAGCTCGAAGCCGATATTCAGGAAATAACGAATTCTTTCATCGCAAAAGTTGACAAAGTGCTTGAATTGAAAGAAAAAGATATAATGACCGTGTAA
- the rpsI gene encoding 30S ribosomal protein S9 — protein MEDVQALGRRKTAVARIYLREGSGNITVNKKDYKVYFPTPILQHIVLQPLQIAESLEKFDIHVNVDGGGFKGQAEALSLAISRALIKVDPEIRPALKSKTLLRRDPRMVERKKPGQKKARKKFQFSKR, from the coding sequence ATGGAAGACGTTCAGGCTTTAGGTCGCAGGAAAACTGCCGTTGCAAGAATTTACCTCAGGGAAGGAAGCGGAAACATTACCGTTAACAAGAAAGATTATAAAGTGTATTTTCCCACACCTATTTTACAACACATTGTGCTTCAGCCGTTGCAGATTGCTGAATCATTAGAAAAATTTGATATCCATGTAAATGTTGATGGTGGCGGTTTTAAAGGTCAGGCCGAAGCGCTTAGCCTTGCCATTTCAAGAGCACTTATAAAGGTTGACCCGGAAATCAGACCGGCGCTCAAATCAAAAACGCTCCTCAGAAGGGATCCGCGCATGGTTGAAAGGAAAAAACCAGGCCAGAAAAAAGCCAGGAAGAAATTCCAGTTCAGCAAGCGTTAA
- a CDS encoding FKBP-type peptidyl-prolyl cis-trans isomerase: MKSITTIVIALVLAMSVISCKTTKNTCNTKPELKTNLDTISYIIGADIGMNLKKNGIEVNNDIFQAAFMAGIKGNDSLFSPAQKQKIMDQFQQDMQKKIQLKNSEAAEVNKKEGTKFLEENKTKPGVITTASGLQYKIIKEGEGISPNGDNTVKVNYEGKLVNGKKFDSSYDRGEPAEFPVNGVIKGWTEALLLMKPGAIWELYIPYDLAYGEQGYMDIPPAATLIFKVELISVTSKKQ, from the coding sequence ATGAAAAGTATCACAACCATTGTCATTGCTCTTGTGTTGGCAATGTCAGTCATCTCATGTAAAACAACAAAAAACACCTGCAACACCAAGCCCGAACTCAAAACAAACCTTGACACCATCAGTTATATTATTGGTGCGGACATTGGGATGAACCTGAAGAAAAACGGGATAGAAGTCAATAATGATATTTTCCAGGCTGCTTTTATGGCGGGAATTAAAGGAAACGACTCCCTGTTTAGTCCGGCACAGAAACAAAAAATTATGGATCAGTTCCAACAGGATATGCAGAAGAAAATCCAACTGAAGAATTCAGAAGCTGCCGAAGTAAATAAAAAAGAAGGAACGAAATTTCTGGAAGAGAATAAAACAAAGCCTGGTGTTATCACAACCGCAAGCGGTTTGCAGTATAAAATAATTAAGGAAGGTGAAGGAATAAGCCCTAATGGCGACAATACGGTGAAAGTTAATTATGAAGGGAAATTGGTAAACGGTAAAAAATTTGATTCATCATATGACCGTGGCGAACCTGCCGAATTTCCGGTAAACGGAGTAATTAAAGGATGGACCGAAGCCCTGCTGCTGATGAAACCCGGCGCCATATGGGAATTATATATTCCATACGATTTAGCTTACGGCGAACAAGGCTACATGGATATTCCACCTGCCGCAACCCTTATTTTTAAAGTGGAACTGATTTCAGTGACCAGTAAAAAACAATAG
- the der gene encoding ribosome biogenesis GTPase Der, translating into MSNIVAIVGRPNVGKSTFFNRLTGERSAIVDPVAGVTRDRHYGTSDWNGTFFSVIDTGGYVIGSEDTFELEIRRQVQLSLDEADAIIFMVDVTEGLTGMDEEISLMLRRTHKPVFVVVNKADNNARATESGEFYALGLEHVFTISSINGAGTGELLDELVKCLKKEDVVEDVPDLPKIAVIGRPNVGKSSLINVLLGEDRTIVTSIAGTTRDAIYTNFKGFGFDILLVDTAGLRKKTKVYEDIEFYSVLRSIRAIENSDVCLLMIDAERGFEAQDMSIFRLIEKNHKGVVVVVNKWDLVEKTTNTHKHFEAEIRERLKPFDDVPIVFTSAVTKQRIFKTLELAVDIYKNRKTRIPTSKLNELMLPLIESFPPPSVKGKFPKIKYISQLPIAFPAFAFFCSHKQYIKDGYKRYLENKLRENFNFTGIPIEVYFREK; encoded by the coding sequence GAACCTCGGACTGGAACGGAACCTTCTTCTCGGTAATAGATACCGGCGGGTATGTCATTGGCTCCGAAGATACGTTTGAACTCGAAATACGCCGTCAGGTGCAGCTTTCGCTGGATGAAGCCGATGCCATTATTTTTATGGTGGATGTAACCGAAGGCCTTACCGGAATGGACGAAGAGATAAGCCTGATGCTGCGCCGTACGCATAAACCTGTGTTCGTTGTAGTGAATAAGGCTGATAACAACGCCCGTGCTACTGAGTCGGGAGAATTTTATGCACTCGGACTGGAACATGTTTTTACCATTTCCTCTATCAATGGCGCCGGTACCGGTGAACTGCTCGACGAGCTGGTGAAGTGCCTCAAAAAAGAAGATGTGGTGGAAGATGTCCCCGATCTTCCTAAAATTGCGGTTATTGGCAGACCGAATGTTGGCAAATCATCTCTGATAAATGTACTTTTAGGCGAAGACCGCACGATTGTAACCTCTATTGCGGGAACCACGCGCGACGCAATTTATACTAATTTCAAGGGCTTTGGATTTGACATCTTACTGGTTGATACTGCAGGTTTGCGTAAAAAAACCAAAGTATATGAAGACATTGAATTCTATTCGGTGCTGCGTTCCATCCGCGCCATAGAAAACAGCGATGTATGCCTGCTTATGATAGACGCTGAACGCGGTTTCGAAGCTCAGGATATGAGTATTTTCAGGCTGATTGAGAAAAATCATAAAGGAGTAGTGGTGGTTGTGAATAAGTGGGACCTTGTGGAGAAAACTACCAACACACACAAACATTTTGAGGCAGAGATTCGCGAACGGCTCAAACCATTCGACGATGTTCCCATTGTTTTCACATCGGCTGTCACCAAACAACGTATTTTTAAAACACTGGAACTGGCCGTAGATATTTATAAGAACCGTAAAACACGCATTCCCACAAGCAAACTGAACGAGCTGATGCTGCCTCTTATCGAGAGCTTTCCGCCGCCCAGCGTTAAAGGGAAATTCCCGAAAATAAAATACATTTCACAGTTGCCCATCGCCTTCCCTGCATTTGCATTTTTCTGCAGTCACAAGCAATACATCAAAGACGGATACAAGAGATACCTTGAGAACAAACTCCGCGAAAACTTCAATTTCACGGGTATTCCGATAGAAGTATATTTCAGGGAAAAATGA
- the pyrH gene encoding UMP kinase, with product MKFKRILLKLSGESLMGTKQYGIDPARLDEYVAEIKAVAATGVQIGIVIGGGNIYRGLSGAGAGMDRVQGDSMGMLATVINALALQATFEKNGLKTRVFSGIAINGMCDPMNAREAIKCLDNGEIVIMAGGTGNPFFTTDTASVLRALEIKADVMMKGTRVDGIYTADPEKDKAAVKYDTITYAEAMEKKLEVMDMAAFALCSENKLPVVVFNMNINGNLRKVLDGEKTGTIVHE from the coding sequence ATGAAATTTAAAAGAATACTCCTGAAACTCAGCGGCGAAAGCCTGATGGGAACCAAACAATACGGCATTGACCCTGCCCGTCTTGATGAATATGTAGCCGAAATAAAGGCGGTTGCCGCAACAGGCGTTCAGATAGGCATTGTGATTGGCGGCGGCAATATTTACCGTGGACTCAGCGGCGCAGGAGCCGGCATGGACCGCGTTCAGGGCGATTCCATGGGAATGCTCGCAACAGTTATCAATGCACTGGCATTACAGGCTACCTTTGAAAAAAACGGATTGAAAACACGCGTTTTCTCAGGCATTGCCATCAACGGAATGTGCGACCCCATGAATGCCCGCGAAGCCATCAAATGTCTTGACAATGGCGAAATTGTAATCATGGCAGGCGGTACTGGAAACCCGTTCTTCACTACAGATACGGCCTCCGTATTGCGCGCCCTTGAAATTAAAGCCGACGTGATGATGAAGGGAACCCGCGTTGACGGTATCTATACCGCCGATCCCGAAAAAGATAAAGCTGCCGTGAAATATGACACCATTACTTACGCCGAAGCAATGGAAAAAAAGCTTGAAGTGATGGATATGGCGGCTTTTGCGCTGTGCAGTGAAAACAAACTGCCGGTGGTGGTATTCAATATGAATATCAACGGCAACCTGCGCAAAGTGCTTGACGGCGAAAAAACAGGCACCATTGTTCATGAGTAA
- the rplM gene encoding 50S ribosomal protein L13 produces the protein MSNLSYKTRTVSAKEITREWFIIDAENEVLGRLASKVAIMLRGKHKAYYSPNLNCGDNIIIINAEKIVLTGNKMTDKEYLRYTGYPGGQRSRSPQQVLAAKPTAVIEHAVKGMLPRTRLGSDMYRHLFVYAGNVHPHEAQQPKEIKLTSIK, from the coding sequence ATGAGCAATTTAAGTTACAAAACCCGTACGGTAAGCGCGAAAGAAATAACCCGCGAATGGTTTATCATTGATGCAGAGAACGAAGTACTTGGGCGTTTAGCCTCCAAAGTAGCCATCATGCTTCGCGGAAAGCATAAGGCATATTACTCTCCGAACCTCAATTGCGGAGACAATATCATCATCATCAATGCTGAGAAAATTGTCCTTACCGGCAACAAAATGACCGACAAAGAATACCTCCGCTATACCGGATATCCGGGCGGACAGAGGTCACGGTCGCCCCAGCAGGTACTTGCTGCCAAGCCTACCGCTGTGATTGAGCACGCCGTTAAAGGCATGCTGCCACGCACCCGTTTAGGAAGCGATATGTACAGGCACCTTTTCGTGTATGCCGGAAACGTACATCCCCACGAAGCACAGCAACCCAAAGAAATTAAATTAACTTCAATCAAGTAA
- the rpsB gene encoding 30S ribosomal protein S2: MSKINFQDLLDAGVHFGHLKRKWNPNMAPYIFMERNGIHIIDLHKTSAKIEEAGDAMKQIIKSGKKVLFVATKKQAKEIVADLVKRVNMPYVTERWPGGMLTNFATIRKAVRKMAAIDKMRTDDTFEKISKRERLQIIRERAKLEKNLGSIVDLTRLPAAIFIVDILKEKIAVAEAKKLNIPTFAIVDTNSNPNEVDFPIPANDDASKSIALIVNAMVEAIEEGLNERKLAKDKQDKEDEDERDIAVEKLSLKEMEEREEEEERIRLKKAAAKKDVGRVKEVVEGEEDDDDAQKEKTSEKIVKKPTGPKKIISKK; encoded by the coding sequence ATGAGTAAAATTAATTTTCAGGATTTACTGGATGCCGGTGTACATTTCGGCCATCTGAAACGCAAATGGAACCCCAATATGGCACCATATATCTTTATGGAACGCAACGGGATTCACATCATTGACCTTCATAAAACATCTGCCAAGATAGAAGAAGCCGGCGATGCCATGAAGCAGATTATCAAATCAGGTAAAAAAGTACTTTTTGTTGCTACCAAAAAACAGGCTAAAGAAATAGTTGCCGATCTGGTAAAAAGAGTGAATATGCCTTATGTTACTGAGCGCTGGCCGGGCGGTATGCTTACCAACTTTGCCACCATCCGTAAAGCCGTAAGGAAAATGGCCGCTATCGATAAAATGAGAACCGACGACACCTTCGAGAAAATTTCAAAAAGAGAACGTCTTCAGATTATCCGCGAGCGCGCCAAACTTGAAAAGAACCTTGGCAGTATCGTTGACCTTACACGCCTTCCCGCAGCTATTTTTATCGTTGATATCCTCAAAGAAAAAATTGCAGTTGCCGAAGCAAAAAAACTGAATATCCCAACATTCGCTATCGTTGATACCAATTCAAACCCCAACGAAGTTGACTTCCCTATTCCTGCCAACGACGACGCTTCAAAATCAATTGCACTTATCGTGAATGCCATGGTTGAAGCAATTGAAGAAGGCCTGAACGAGCGCAAACTCGCCAAAGACAAACAGGATAAAGAAGACGAAGACGAAAGAGATATCGCAGTTGAAAAACTTTCATTGAAAGAAATGGAAGAACGCGAAGAAGAAGAAGAACGCATCAGACTCAAGAAAGCCGCCGCTAAAAAAGATGTTGGCCGCGTGAAAGAAGTAGTTGAAGGCGAAGAAGACGACGACGATGCCCAGAAAGAAAAAACTTCTGAAAAAATCGTCAAAAAACCTACCGGTCCTAAAAAGATCATTTCTAAAAAGTAA
- the tsf gene encoding translation elongation factor Ts has product MANITAAEVNKLRQITGSGMMDCKNALVEADGDVEKAIDILRKKGQKVANKRSDREAGEGLVIANTDASAKVATITMLNCETDFVAKNQEFVDLANAIANIALTQKPATMDDLKAISLNGRTIAESISDMIGKTGEKMELSEYHIIQAPRVFAYNHMGNKLAAIMGLNSDSVADIDTVGKEVVMQIAAMAPVALDKEGVDAKIVEREIEVGKEQAREEGKPEEMLEKIAIGKLNKFYKDNTLLNQDFVRDNKKTVRQYLEESGKGLTVTEFKRVSLK; this is encoded by the coding sequence ATGGCAAATATTACTGCTGCTGAAGTAAACAAACTCAGGCAAATCACCGGATCAGGCATGATGGATTGCAAAAATGCCCTCGTTGAAGCTGATGGCGATGTTGAAAAAGCAATTGATATACTCAGAAAAAAAGGACAAAAAGTAGCCAACAAACGATCTGACCGTGAAGCCGGCGAAGGTCTGGTTATTGCAAACACAGACGCATCAGCCAAAGTAGCGACCATTACCATGCTGAACTGCGAAACCGATTTCGTTGCCAAAAATCAGGAATTTGTTGACCTGGCCAACGCTATCGCAAACATTGCACTGACACAGAAACCCGCTACCATGGACGACCTTAAGGCAATCAGCCTGAACGGACGCACCATTGCCGAAAGCATCAGCGATATGATTGGGAAAACCGGCGAAAAAATGGAACTCTCAGAGTACCATATTATTCAGGCTCCCCGCGTATTCGCCTACAACCACATGGGAAACAAACTGGCCGCTATCATGGGCCTGAACAGCGACAGCGTTGCTGATATTGATACCGTTGGTAAAGAAGTGGTCATGCAGATTGCAGCTATGGCTCCCGTTGCTCTTGATAAAGAAGGCGTTGATGCTAAAATAGTTGAACGCGAAATTGAAGTTGGCAAAGAGCAGGCACGCGAAGAAGGCAAACCTGAAGAAATGCTCGAAAAAATCGCTATCGGCAAACTGAACAAATTCTATAAAGACAACACCCTGCTCAACCAGGATTTTGTGCGCGACAACAAAAAAACAGTTCGTCAGTACCTGGAAGAATCAGGTAAAGGTCTTACCGTTACCGAATTTAAACGCGTTTCGCTGAAGTAA
- a CDS encoding FKBP-type peptidyl-prolyl cis-trans isomerase: protein MKKTSVVFVLSVAIALILSSCGGNKPGGDLKTHSDTIAYVIGANIGNNLKENINRDSLDLGIPSLIQGFKDALEGVDSTIFKSAEKQKIMAAFQTEMQKRQQENMLKAAEPNKAEGAKFLADNKTKAGVITLPSGLQYKVIKEGTGKTPKETDQVTVNYEGKFLNGKIFDSSFERNQPATFPLSGVIKGWTEGLQHMKEGGSYELYVPSDLAYGDQGNQGIPGGSTLIFKVDLIKIEAPAADKGGETKPKAKGKG, encoded by the coding sequence ATGAAAAAGACTTCAGTTGTATTTGTTCTATCAGTTGCAATTGCATTGATTTTGAGTTCATGCGGCGGTAACAAACCCGGCGGAGATCTCAAAACACACAGTGATACCATTGCTTACGTTATCGGCGCAAACATAGGTAATAACCTGAAAGAGAATATAAACCGCGATTCACTTGACCTCGGCATCCCTTCTTTGATTCAGGGATTTAAAGATGCACTCGAAGGTGTTGATTCTACAATATTTAAAAGTGCTGAAAAACAAAAGATTATGGCTGCTTTCCAAACAGAAATGCAGAAACGTCAGCAAGAAAATATGCTCAAAGCTGCCGAGCCTAATAAAGCTGAAGGTGCTAAATTTCTGGCCGACAATAAAACCAAAGCCGGCGTAATTACCCTCCCGAGCGGTCTTCAGTACAAGGTGATAAAAGAAGGTACAGGCAAAACCCCCAAAGAAACCGATCAGGTGACCGTTAATTACGAAGGTAAATTCCTGAATGGTAAAATATTTGACTCTTCTTTTGAACGCAATCAGCCTGCAACATTCCCGCTGAGTGGTGTTATCAAAGGATGGACCGAAGGTCTGCAGCACATGAAAGAAGGTGGTTCCTATGAATTGTATGTTCCTTCTGACCTCGCTTACGGCGATCAGGGCAACCAGGGAATTCCGGGTGGTTCAACCCTTATCTTCAAAGTTGACCTGATTAAAATCGAAGCTCCTGCTGCTGATAAAGGCGGCGAAACCAAACCCAAAGCTAAAGGCAAAGGTTGA
- a CDS encoding endonuclease — MNATKRFSIILGLLLIASPFSILNAQKPNAHLLDTGGIRVMFYNCENFFDTIDDPNKDDAEYLPSSQKKWNTEKYLKKVDHIARVVYSVDSVHLPVFAGFTEIEDGDVLKDLVKTSWLKKGKYKCVHFETSDPRGVDPALIYRPDVMKVADAHLISVFYDSKSDKSTREILYVKGIIGKDTLHIFVNHWKSRIGGTEETDPKRMAYAKTLRANVDNILAAHHDAKILIMGDFNDTPLDESVHYGLGAITADTVISDDKLYNLMYEKAKNGEGSHKFDGWEMLDQMIVSGSTLSDKAAGIRFDSKKTAVFQMPFMMYKTKEGAFEPSRTYSGTRYFGGYSDHLPVYTTMYFRK; from the coding sequence ATGAATGCAACGAAACGTTTCAGCATAATATTGGGGCTACTGCTGATAGCTTCTCCGTTTTCAATACTAAATGCACAGAAGCCAAACGCGCATCTGCTTGATACAGGCGGTATTCGTGTGATGTTTTATAACTGCGAGAATTTTTTTGATACCATCGATGACCCGAATAAAGATGATGCGGAATATCTTCCGTCGTCACAAAAAAAATGGAACACCGAAAAATATCTGAAAAAAGTGGACCATATTGCACGCGTTGTTTATTCTGTTGACAGCGTGCATCTGCCCGTATTTGCAGGCTTCACGGAAATTGAAGATGGTGATGTTCTGAAAGACCTTGTAAAAACATCATGGCTGAAAAAAGGAAAATACAAATGTGTTCATTTCGAAACCAGCGATCCGCGCGGCGTTGACCCCGCACTGATTTACCGTCCTGATGTTATGAAAGTGGCAGATGCCCATCTGATAAGCGTTTTCTACGATTCCAAATCCGATAAAAGTACCCGCGAAATTCTTTATGTAAAAGGAATTATCGGAAAAGATACGCTTCATATTTTTGTCAATCACTGGAAATCGCGCATTGGCGGCACCGAAGAAACAGACCCCAAGCGCATGGCGTATGCGAAAACGCTTCGTGCGAATGTTGATAACATCCTGGCAGCCCATCACGATGCCAAAATATTAATTATGGGAGACTTCAACGACACGCCGCTCGACGAAAGTGTGCATTACGGGTTGGGCGCTATTACAGCCGACACCGTGATTTCTGATGATAAGTTGTATAATCTGATGTACGAAAAAGCGAAAAACGGTGAAGGTTCGCATAAGTTCGATGGATGGGAAATGCTGGATCAGATGATTGTCAGCGGAAGTACGCTGAGTGACAAAGCTGCCGGAATACGCTTCGATTCCAAAAAAACAGCCGTTTTTCAGATGCCATTCATGATGTATAAAACCAAAGAAGGAGCGTTTGAACCCAGCCGTACCTATTCCGGAACCCGTTACTTCGGCGGATACAGCGACCACTTACCGGTTTACACGACTATGTACTTCAGAAAATAA